A stretch of the Amycolatopsis sp. BJA-103 genome encodes the following:
- a CDS encoding glycoside hydrolase family 3 N-terminal domain-containing protein, whose translation MDYERNELMNSGRPKTTKRWTTVILGAATVLATSVQCGTATEQAGSAQPAGTVPPRSSTVSSPSSVIPSPSSPSPRAEQVPDPGCEAVIAGMSPRQRLAQLMVVGVNAGDPQAAVKLVRDQQIGGIFLGGNETALLQNRALDEVQRAAKVPVSVAIDEEGGRVQRIDALDGAMPSARKMAATLTPAQVRTKAAERGKQMRARGVTVDYAPDADITDQPDRDIVGDRSFGSDPEVARKYVLAFAQGLRDAGVQPVLKHFPGHGHATGDSHKGLVRTPPLASLRKVDLVPYRDIGEYGEVGVMVGHLDVPDLTGGTPSTLSAPAYRLLRKDYAFDGPVITDDLGAMKAITAQYPLPTAVLKALQAGADQALWSSGGNVGTVLTTLEQALASGDLPAARVDEALTRVLEAKKACG comes from the coding sequence ATGGACTACGAACGAAACGAGCTGATGAACTCCGGGCGCCCGAAGACGACGAAGCGATGGACGACCGTCATCCTGGGAGCGGCCACCGTTCTGGCCACCAGCGTGCAGTGCGGTACGGCGACCGAACAGGCCGGATCGGCACAACCGGCCGGGACGGTACCGCCGCGCAGCAGCACTGTTTCGAGCCCGTCCAGCGTCATCCCTTCCCCTTCCTCGCCGTCACCGAGGGCGGAGCAGGTGCCTGATCCGGGCTGCGAAGCCGTCATCGCCGGAATGAGCCCCCGGCAGCGGCTGGCCCAGCTGATGGTGGTCGGCGTGAACGCCGGCGATCCCCAGGCGGCGGTGAAGCTGGTGCGCGATCAGCAGATCGGCGGGATCTTCCTCGGCGGCAACGAGACAGCCCTGCTGCAGAACCGCGCGCTGGACGAGGTGCAGCGGGCCGCGAAGGTCCCGGTATCGGTGGCGATCGACGAGGAAGGCGGCCGCGTTCAGCGGATCGACGCTCTCGACGGTGCCATGCCGAGCGCCCGGAAGATGGCCGCGACCCTGACACCGGCACAGGTGCGGACGAAGGCGGCCGAGCGGGGCAAGCAGATGCGGGCCCGAGGCGTCACCGTCGACTACGCGCCCGACGCCGACATCACGGACCAGCCGGACCGCGACATCGTCGGTGACCGTTCGTTCGGCTCGGATCCCGAAGTCGCGCGCAAGTACGTCCTGGCGTTCGCGCAGGGCTTGCGGGACGCCGGGGTGCAACCGGTGCTGAAGCACTTCCCCGGGCACGGGCACGCCACCGGGGACTCCCACAAGGGACTGGTGCGGACACCGCCGCTGGCCTCGCTGCGGAAGGTCGACCTGGTGCCGTACCGCGACATCGGCGAGTACGGCGAAGTCGGCGTCATGGTCGGGCATCTGGACGTGCCCGATCTGACCGGCGGCACCCCGTCGACTCTCTCGGCGCCGGCGTACCGGCTGCTGCGGAAGGACTACGCGTTCGACGGCCCGGTGATCACGGACGATCTCGGGGCGATGAAGGCGATCACGGCGCAGTACCCCTTGCCGACGGCGGTCCTCAAGGCCTTGCAGGCGGGGGCGGATCAGGCGTTGTGGTCCTCCGGCGGCAACGTCGGCACGGTGCTGACCACGCTGGAGCAAGCGCTTGCGTCCGGCGACCTCCCGGCCGCCCGGGTCGACGAAGCACTGACCCGGGTGCTCGAGGCGAAAAAGGCCTGCGGCTGA
- a CDS encoding alpha/beta hydrolase family esterase, whose protein sequence is MPGPTKYLRRLALMAAAAAGLTLLAAPVASAAPSPIDRPVPTTGCHRPSPVPAGATTLRTLTSGGLVREYTVHVPERYRPSRSYPLVLSFHGHKRTSKYQEELSGFSAYDAISVYPQGLPGTDGESAWTGAPYSAAADDVLFTSDLLNALQRELCVDSRRIYATGKSNGGGFVGVLACRMPGRIAAFAPVAGAFYPQGGECHPSRPAPILDFHGTADATIPYTGNPAKGLPTLPDWLAGWADRNGCFPRPMQYSPKTDVTVQRWLGCSLQHYRVEGAGHVWPSTAPNNDSATPTAINATPVIWKFLLAHRLR, encoded by the coding sequence GTGCCTGGTCCCACGAAGTATCTACGCCGTCTCGCGCTGATGGCGGCCGCCGCTGCCGGACTGACCCTGCTCGCCGCACCGGTGGCGTCGGCCGCGCCGTCGCCGATCGATCGTCCGGTGCCGACCACCGGCTGCCACCGTCCGTCCCCGGTGCCCGCGGGAGCGACGACGCTGCGGACCTTGACGTCCGGTGGCCTGGTCCGCGAGTACACGGTGCACGTGCCCGAGCGGTACCGGCCGTCGCGGTCGTACCCGCTGGTGTTGTCGTTCCACGGTCACAAGCGGACCTCGAAGTACCAGGAGGAACTCTCCGGGTTCTCCGCGTATGACGCGATTTCCGTCTACCCGCAAGGACTTCCGGGCACTGACGGTGAATCGGCTTGGACCGGCGCACCGTACTCGGCGGCCGCCGACGACGTGCTCTTCACCAGCGACCTGCTGAACGCACTCCAGCGGGAACTGTGCGTCGACTCCCGCCGGATCTACGCGACGGGCAAGTCGAACGGCGGCGGGTTCGTCGGCGTGCTCGCCTGCCGGATGCCGGGCCGGATCGCGGCGTTCGCCCCGGTCGCCGGCGCGTTCTATCCGCAGGGCGGCGAATGCCACCCGTCGCGCCCGGCGCCGATCCTCGACTTCCACGGCACGGCCGACGCGACGATCCCGTACACCGGGAATCCCGCCAAGGGTCTGCCGACACTGCCGGACTGGCTCGCCGGCTGGGCGGACCGGAACGGCTGCTTCCCGCGCCCGATGCAGTACTCGCCGAAGACCGACGTCACCGTCCAGCGCTGGCTCGGTTGCTCGCTCCAGCACTACCGCGTCGAAGGCGCAGGGCACGTTTGGCCGAGTACGGCGCCCAACAACGACTCCGCCACCCCGACCGCCATCAACGCGACCCCGGTCATCTGGAAGTTCCTGCTCGCCCACCGTCTGCGGTAA
- a CDS encoding TetR/AcrR family transcriptional regulator: MAERPDRTAGRADRILDAAGVLLIRLGYRKVTIEDIAKQADVGKGTLYLHWRTKENLFHALLLRESLRAAESLLDRLDEDPAEVIPHRFQRTVFLYTQRNPLLGALITGNTELLGRLKKHPLQDQDAVVTERYLKTMTDRGLLRDDIPDLLFTLRASALGFYLMDSFTTEGTGLTAEEKADALAHVIRRAFEPPEPPSPANVAATAAEVIQAFRELVSSYRAWIYRQDGTEEPI, translated from the coding sequence GTGGCAGAACGTCCGGACCGCACCGCCGGCCGCGCCGATCGCATCCTCGACGCGGCCGGCGTCCTGCTGATCCGGCTGGGCTATCGCAAGGTGACCATCGAGGACATCGCGAAGCAGGCCGACGTCGGGAAGGGCACGCTCTATCTGCACTGGCGCACCAAGGAAAACCTCTTCCACGCGTTGCTCCTGCGTGAATCGCTCAGGGCGGCCGAGAGTCTCCTCGACCGGCTGGACGAAGATCCGGCGGAAGTCATCCCGCATCGATTCCAGCGGACGGTCTTCCTGTACACCCAGCGGAATCCGTTGCTCGGCGCGCTCATCACCGGCAACACCGAACTGCTGGGCCGGTTGAAGAAACATCCCTTGCAGGATCAGGACGCCGTCGTCACCGAGCGGTACCTGAAGACGATGACCGACCGCGGACTGCTGCGCGACGACATCCCGGACCTGCTCTTCACCCTGCGCGCCTCGGCGCTGGGGTTCTACCTGATGGACAGCTTCACCACCGAGGGCACCGGCCTCACCGCCGAGGAAAAGGCCGATGCCCTCGCGCACGTCATCCGGAGGGCGTTCGAGCCGCCGGAGCCGCCGTCACCGGCGAACGTGGCCGCGACCGCGGCCGAAGTGATCCAAGCGTTCCGGGAGCTGGTCTCGTCCTATCGC